A segment of the Candidatus Hydrogenedentota bacterium genome:
CCACCCATAGCAGTTTGTTGTCAGCCATCGCTTCAAAATCCGATTCCACCAGTAAAATTGGAATTCAGGGGACAGTGTAGCACGTTTACAGGGAACCGCCAAAAACCGGGCGGCTTGCGCACCGCGTCCGGTGCGGGTATGCTTTGACTGTTTCACCCCAACATGGAGCACCTTGATGACCACCATCCTGTCCTGGAATGTGAACGGCCTGCGCGCCGCCCTGAAAAACGGTTTCATGGAGTGGTTCGGTGGCGCCCGCCCGGATGTCCTCTGCATCCAGGAAAGCCGTGTGCTCCCGGAAGAACTGGACATGGAGGTGCTGGGCGCCTTCGGCTACCACTCATACTGGAATCCTGCGCAAAAGAAGGGCTACAGCGGCACGGCGGTCTTCTCGAAGGAGGCCCCCTTGTCCCTTGGCACGATGGGCGTTCCCGAATTTGACGACGAGGGGCGACTTCAAGTCATCGAATATCCGGAGTTCACCGTGCTGAACGGCTACTGGCCAAACAGCCAGTCAGAGCGCGCCCGCCTCCCCTACAAACTCGCCTGGTGCGACGCGGTGACGCAGTTCGCCAACGGTCTGGTGAAAAAGAACAAGAACGTGGTGCTCTGCGGGGACTTCAACATCGCCCACACGGAGATTGACCTGGCGCGGCCCAAGGACAACGAGAACAACGCGGGGTACTACATCGAGGAGCGCGAGGCCATGGCCAAATTCCTCGGAAACGGCTATGTGGACACGTTCCGGCATTTGAACCCCGAAAAAATCCAGTATTCCTGGTGGTCCTACCGCACCAATGCGCGCGCGCGGAACATTGGCTGGCGGATTGACTACCACTGCGTGAACAAATCCTTTGCGCCCCGTGTCAAGGCGGCGTGGATTTGCGACGATGTGAAGGGCTCGGACCACTGCCCCGTGGGTGTGGAAATCGCGTGAGGAACACACTGTGAAATCGCAGGTGACGACGAAATACGGCGACGGCGGCATGACCCGCTCCCTGGGCGGGGACAAAATCCCAAAAGACCATCCGATTGTCGAGGCCACGGGCGCGCTGGACACGCTTCGCGCGGAGCTTGCCCTGCTCCGTCTGGAAATGGTGGAGCGTCCCGTCGGGGAGTCATTGCCCGAGGCGGATTTCCTCTGGTGGCTCCTCCACATGTGCTTTGTCATGGGCGCCGAAATCAGCGACCCCCTGCGAAAACATCCCGAATGGCGGCAGGGCGAGGTGGGGCCGAAACATCTGGCCCATTTGGAGGAGGAGCAGACCCGGCTTGAGGCCGCCACGCCCCTGCCCCGCGCCTTCATCGTGTCGGCCACCAACCGCGCCGCGGCCCGCGCGGACATCACCACCACCATGGCCCGCGCCTTCGAGCGGCGGCTGGTCTCGCTGAAGTCCGCCGTGCCGGAGTTTCAGGCGGACAACCTGCTCGCCTTTGCGAACCGCCTGAGTGACTACCTGTTCATTCTCGCGCGGCATCTGGACGGCGGCGAGCACCATCCCGTGGATTACGGCACGCTGCTGATGTAAGACAAGGGCTACCGCTGCCCGTAATAGGCGTCCCGCCCGTGCTTGCGCAGGAAATGCTTGCCGAGCAGGTACCCCTCCAGCGGCTCCGCCTGGGGGTTGATTTGCAGGGTGTGGAGGGCCATCCGCGCGATTTCCTCCAAAACGGCGGCGTTCTCCACGGCCTTCCAGGGGCTGTGCCCCCAGACGAAGGGGGCGTGGCCCGCCGTGAGCACGGCGGGGCAGGCCATGGGGTCCGACCCGACGAGCATGCGCACAATGGCCTCGCCAATGTGCTTTTCGTAGGAATCCACCACCTCATCGCGGGAGAGGGGCGGCGTGACCGGAATCTCCCCGTTGAAATAGTCGGCGTGGGTCGTGCCGAGACAGGGGATGGGCCGCCGCGCCTGGGCGAAGCAGGTGGCAAAATGGGAATGTGTGTGAACCACCGCGCCGATGCCATGAAAGGCCCTGTACAGGGCAAGATGGGCGGGCGTGTCCACCGAGGGGTTCAGGTCACCCTCGCGCACGCGCCCTTCCAAATCCACCAGCACGATCTTTTCCGGGACCAATTCATCATAGTCCACGCCGCTGGGTTTTATGGCCACCAGGCCCGCCGCGCGGTCAATGGCGCTGGCATTCCCCCAAGTCTGGGTCACCAGCCCCTCATCCACCAGGGCGAGGTTGATCTCGCAGACCTCCCTCTTCAGCGATTCCAGCATGACAGTGCCTCCTTTTCGTTCCCGGCGGCCCGCCGCCGGCTTCCGGGGAGTCCATGTTTTGCCGACACACCATGGTACCAGACGGGGCCATACCAAGACTCAGGTTTCCGCCATTTCGGCGGCATGCTCCCGGCTGAAGGCGCGCAGGCGCTCGACAATCGCCCCGACCTCCTCAATTTGCATCAGGTCGCGGCGAAGGTGGGCAATGTTGCGCACGCCCTTGAGGTAGCCCGCATAGTGGCGGCGGAAAGAGAAGACCCCGCGCCG
Coding sequences within it:
- the xth gene encoding exodeoxyribonuclease III produces the protein MTTILSWNVNGLRAALKNGFMEWFGGARPDVLCIQESRVLPEELDMEVLGAFGYHSYWNPAQKKGYSGTAVFSKEAPLSLGTMGVPEFDDEGRLQVIEYPEFTVLNGYWPNSQSERARLPYKLAWCDAVTQFANGLVKKNKNVVLCGDFNIAHTEIDLARPKDNENNAGYYIEEREAMAKFLGNGYVDTFRHLNPEKIQYSWWSYRTNARARNIGWRIDYHCVNKSFAPRVKAAWICDDVKGSDHCPVGVEIA
- a CDS encoding ATP:cob(I)alamin adenosyltransferase, coding for MKSQVTTKYGDGGMTRSLGGDKIPKDHPIVEATGALDTLRAELALLRLEMVERPVGESLPEADFLWWLLHMCFVMGAEISDPLRKHPEWRQGEVGPKHLAHLEEEQTRLEAATPLPRAFIVSATNRAAARADITTTMARAFERRLVSLKSAVPEFQADNLLAFANRLSDYLFILARHLDGGEHHPVDYGTLLM
- the araD gene encoding L-ribulose-5-phosphate 4-epimerase AraD; this encodes MESLKREVCEINLALVDEGLVTQTWGNASAIDRAAGLVAIKPSGVDYDELVPEKIVLVDLEGRVREGDLNPSVDTPAHLALYRAFHGIGAVVHTHSHFATCFAQARRPIPCLGTTHADYFNGEIPVTPPLSRDEVVDSYEKHIGEAIVRMLVGSDPMACPAVLTAGHAPFVWGHSPWKAVENAAVLEEIARMALHTLQINPQAEPLEGYLLGKHFLRKHGRDAYYGQR